The genomic interval GATCACTTCCTTCTAAAATGCTCGCCTCCAAAATCGTTCCCACTTTCAAAGCGGTTTCAAAAAATTGGTCAATCGTAATGATCGACTCTATCTTCGTCTCTTTCTTCTCTTTCTTGGCAGGTTGTGGTGCGACCACGGCTTCAGGAGCCACAGGTTGTGCCATCAACTCCTCTTCAATACGAGGGAAGAGCGGTGGTACTTTTTCAATCGTAAATTCATCTAAAAAGGTTTTACGCACAACGATTGTGTCATAGGTTGCCGTGTTGATCTCAAAGCCCATCGCTTTGGCGATCGTGACAGTCGTTTTGGGCATAACAGGGTGCAAAAGTATGGAAACACGCGCTAAGATGTTGGAAACAAGTGCTACGAGTGCGAGTGCTTGCTCTGTTTTTCCCTCTTTGATTTTCACCCACGGCTCATGCACGGTAATCGCTTGGTTAGCAATACTAAGCACTTTCCAAAGCTCTTCGAGGTAACGGTTCGTTTGAAGCTCTAAGAGGTTGTTTTCGACAGTTTTTAAGATTTCATCTACAGCACTTAGTTCGCTCTCATGAAAGGTCGTGACGTCTTTGGAGTTAATGACGCCATTGCTGTATTTGCCACTCATTCCGATGATGCGGTTGAGTAGGTTTCCAAGCTCATTGCCCAGATCGGAGTTGATGCGATCCATCAAGGCTTTTTGGCTAAAGTCACCGTCTTGACCGAAGGGCACTTCGCGAAGCATAAAGTATCTAAAATTTTCCAACCCATACGCATCGGCAACCTCTTTAGGGTTAACGACATTGCCTTTACTTTTACTCATCTTCTCACCATTTCTCGTCCACCAACCGTGTGCGGCAACGTGTTTTGGAAGAGCCAAACCAAGGCTCATCAAAAATGCTGGCCAGTAGATGGCATGAAAGCGAAGAATGTCTTTGCCTACTAAATGAATCGTTGCTGGCCAAAAGTCCATATTTTTTTCATCGGTGCCATAACCAAGTGCGGTGGTGTAGTTTAAAAGAGCGTCCAACCATACGTACATGACGTGCTTGTCATCGTTCATGGAAGCTGGGAGTTTCACACCCCAATCAAAGCTGGTACGTGTGATGGAGAGATCACGAAGCCCTTGTTTAACAAAGCTAATGACTTCGTTTTTTTTGCCTTTTGGCAGGACACATTTTTCATCGTTGTTGTACCATTTGATGAGGTCTTCTTGGTATTTGGAGAGCTTAAAGAAGTAGCTCTCTTCTTTGACGAGACGTGTTAATTTTCCACAATCAGGGCATTTGTCTTCATCCACCAGTTGGGTGTCGGTAAAGAAAGTCTCACAGCTGACACAGTAGTGTCCTTCGTATTCACCTTTATAGATGTCACCTTTGTCAAACATCACTTGAAACGCTTTTTGAACACCTGTTTTATGTTCCGCGTCCGTTGTTCGGATAAATTTGTCGTAACTGATCTCAAACTCATCCCAAAGAGCACGAAATTTGCCACTGATTTCATCGGCATAGGCTTGCGGTGTTTTGTTGCGCAATTTCGCCGCTTCTTCGATCTTTTGACCGTGTTCATCGGTTCCCGTTAAGAAAAACGTCTCATAGCCTTTTAAGCGGTAGTATCGAGCCATCGTATCGGCGATGATCGTTGTGTAAGCATGTCCGATATGCGGAACATCGTTGACATAGTAAATTGGAGTGGTAATGTAGGCTTTTTGGGACATCGTTTTTCCTAGTTAAATTGATTCATTGTATTGTCAAAACTCAAATCCGCCACCGTGTCCTTTTGCCATACTTTCGTAAACGGCTTTGACATAGGTTTTGCGGGTTTCACACTCAAACATTTTTTCGCAGTCACTGCAGGTCACAAGATTTTTGCTCTGTTGACATGCTTGCAGTACGGCTTTTTTCTCTTGTAACTCTTGCTCGTAAATATCGCTTACTTCACTACTCATAACACTTCCGAACACGTTCTATCTCTGTTGTCGAGCCAAAGAAACACGGTGTCGTGTCGTGTGGATGCGAAGGGGTGAGATCAAGCACTCTTCCTTTGCCATCGATCGCTTCGCCACCTGCTTTTTCGTACACAAACGCAAAAGGGAAGACTTCAAAAATCATGCGGAGTTTGCCTTTGGGCACATCGCTTGTTGCAGGGTAAGAGAAAAGTCCGCCACCTTTGAGAAGAATTTGATGCAAGTCTGGCACCATTCCACCCGAATAGCGTAAACGATACCCATCGGCAAAGATCGCATCAATCAAGGCTTTATGTTTAGGTTCCCAACACATTTGGGTTGAACCTGGCGCATTGAGTTTGCCTTTTTCTTTCAGCTTGATTGTTTGAATGAAGACAAATTCACCGTTTTTATTGAGGCGGTACATCTTAACATCTTCTTCTGCGATCACAAGTTCAACGCGAGGTCCATAGACGACATAGACAGCTGCTTTGAGATTAGCGCCTGCATAGCCACCCTCGTAGATGCCGAAGATAGAACCCACACTCAGATTTACATCGATGAGGCTTGAACCATCCAGCGGATCGTACCCCACACCGTAAATGCCGTTTACATGTAAAGGTGTTTTGTCTGCTTTTTCTTCGCTGACGATCTCTTTGATCGAAGCAACTTTGGCAAACTCCTCTTCGATGATGAGATCACTTTTGATGTCCAGTTTGAGTTGTGTGTCGCCTGTAGAGTTGATGTTTTCAGAATAGCCCGTATCATCAAACTCAATGGCTTCTCGAATGCGTATGGCGGAACGTTTTATAGCTTCGTAAATTTCTTGCATGTTATTTCACTTTCTTAGCATTTTTGAGTATCCAAGCAACAACTTGCTCGGGGTTATTCAGATCTAAAATCGCAATATGGGAAGGGAGGTCATAATCACTTACATTGACACTCTCATCAATCGCAATGGCGTCAGAGCAGTCAAAATAGTCCACATCCAGTTTGTTACGAAAAATCGCAATGCGCGGAAGCGGTAGATTTTTAAGCCCTTCCACCAACAAGAAATCAAACGAACCAACCATATCAATGATCTCATCCAAACTTTTTTGATGTTTTGAAAAAAGTGTCGTGCGCGTTGGAGAGGTTATCACGACTTCAGCGCCCGTTTGCGAAAACTTCCAGCTATCTTTGCCTTCCACATCGAAGATCGCTTTATCACTTGGGTCATTTTTAATGATCGCAAGTGCATGTCCGTTTTTAAGAATGTTTGCCACCTTAAGGATCAGCGTTGTTTTGCCGCTATCCGAAGGTCCCGTAAATGCAACAGCCAAGGATTTCATTTTTTCCTGCTTTTTATGTTATTATCGTGCTAATATAAAAAATTATAGCAAAAAAAGATTTAGCTTTTGATGAGTTGATCTGCGTGTGTGCTAAGTATGAGGAATGATAATGCGATATATTTCAATGGTTTTAGTAGTGTTTTTACTCTCGGGGTGTGCTTCAAAATTGAGCGAAAATGAAAGCGAAAAGACCTTGGATTATGGAATGGCAAACTCGAAAAAGATTGAAATTCAAAACTCTGAAACCTCTAAAACGTTCGTGCTTATCACCTATCTTAACCCCATTCAGCACGAGCTTGTAACGCAAGAGAGCGAAAAATTTGTCGTAGGAACCTACAAAGCTACAGGCGATGGCGCCTTTGATAGAGTCACTCTTTCAAAGTTTAAAGTCAATGGAAGCGATGAAAATCTAAGTATCACACCTCTTTCTCAAGATGCTCCAATCCTCAAACTGATCTCCACGTCAAATGCTTGGACCAACTATGTGTTAATCCAAGCGCCAAAGACAGAGGAGATCAAGATGGAGATTAGTTTCGAAAACGATCAGTCACAGAGGGTATCAACAACATTTCAAAAAGATTTTTAATCGAAACATCTTCGCCTAAAAGATGGCGGTACACGACATAATTTGCCAGTACTTTTTTGCCGTACTCTCGACTCTCTTCGTTGATCATGCTCTCCATACTTAAAAACGGCTCATACTCACCGTGTGAAAATGCCCCTGCTTGTAGATGTTTTTTGGTAAATCCCATACCGCCATTGTAAGCGTAAGCGATAAAAAGCGGGTGCATGAGATTTCTCTCTAGAAAATTGAGATGAAGATTGGCAAAGAGATAGGCAACGCGGTGATCAAACATGGACGAAATATCAAAATCTTCTAGTTTCTCTTTTTTAGCAATGTCACGCGCTACAAAAGGCATAAACTGCATCATTCCAAGCGCATACGACGTCGAGACAACCGAGGGAATAAAACGGCTCTCTTGACGCGCGATGGAGAGCATCAACGCTTGGCGATGGATGGAATAACTTGCAATCTCGTCAGGGTAGGGAATCGGGAAGTAGTTTTTGGTATAACGTGTGGCTCTCTCCATCAAGTAGCTATAATGCGGCAACGTATTGGCGTATTTGAAGCTTTGCGCCAAGGTTTCAACCTCTTGGGAGCTCATAGAATAGACTTTATTCATCACCTTAATCCATGCGAATGGATCGCTGACATTGAACGTGGGATGTGTGCCTTCTAAAACAGGCGAGACGATGTTTTGTAAAGGGCGATCCAGTTGTTCATAGGCATACAGTGAGTAGAGGTTGATGTCGCCATCTTGCACAATGCGCTCTAACAAACGAGCATCTTTGGTGACTAAATATTGCCAAAAGAGAGCTTTGTCTTTCTCTTCACTCCTCGTAGAGCGCTCAGCCGAAAGTTCAAAAAATGCCAGTGCTTGCGCTTTTTCATCGTATTTAAGGGCATTGAGTCCCATATAAAAGAGTGCTTTGGCGTTTACATGTAAAGAAGGGCTTACATGTAAAAGGGATCGTTGCACATTGTCTAGTTTATCGTTTTGCACGACATTGTAAGCAAGATAATTAAACCTTGAAGAGGTTGCGAGCCGATCCATCTGCTCTTTGGGGATGATCTGTTGGTTAAAGATAGCCGCTTTATACGCGGTGATACTACCGTTAAAAAGGGTTAAAAAAGTGTTGATATCGCTGTTGAGGGTGGCTTCATAGACGTTGTCACTCTCCATCAACGTGATAAGATTGACCAGCTCTTTGTTATGGGTAATGCGAGGTTTGATGAACGGGAGTTGCCCTTTTGAAAGCGAGGTCACTTTAGCGATATTGATGCCAATGTTGAGGCATTCATCATCTTCTTTCATCAAAGCAGTGACATCAAGATTAATACACTTAGAAATTTTTTTATACTCAAGATTATCCATTTTTTTAGCAAAAAGGTGAAAAAATCGAATGTTCATCGTATGCACCATCCCAAAGAGCGCTTTGGCTTCTTTGGGAGTGGTCTCATCGCGTTGTAAATATTCGTAGATGTAAAAATCTTTTGCAAGACTTTGTGGTTTGTCTTCAAAAAAGGCAAAATTCACAGGCTCAGTCGCCAACAAATCTATGCAAAGGCAAAAGAAAAGGGCTAAAAAAAGTCTATAAAGCATTGGCAAGGGCAAACAGAAGTTTAACCGCAAAAAGATCGACAAATTGAAGTGTCAAGATCACGATCAATGGTGCAAGGTCGATGCCGCCAATAAGGGTTGGAACGAATTTACGAATAAACGCATAAACAGGGTTGGTAAGCCGAAACAGAATCTGTACAATCGGATTGTACGGATCAGGACGCACAAAGGTAATAAGCGCTGCAATGATAACAACCCAAATATAAATGTTAATGAGGGTGTGTAAAATATTGGCAAATGCTTCAATAAATGTTGATAAAACGATCATCTAACAATCTCCTTAAGGTAGTTTTTAATCAATGGATAGATAAGGGCAAGATCAAGCCCCGTGTCAGCCCCTGTGAGCCAAAAACGAAGGGGTTTCAAAAACGGTTCGTCTTTGAGTCCACTTTTTTCTGCCAGATAGGCTTTAAATGCATCAAACGTCTCACAATAGGGCGCATGTAAAATGAGCTCTTGAAGTAGTTTACTCTCATTTTCAAACGTTGCATCAAACGCTTTTTGGGCAAAAAGGGCGTCTACTTTTTGTTTGATCTCATACGTGGTACTTGCTTCTTTGGTATACAGTTTAGCAAGTTTTCCAATATTTTCACAGGCGTACCCGATGCGTTTTGAAAGCTCCATATCGGGGATGCGTTTGATATGCTCACGATTGATAAAGCGGAGTTTTTCGATCTCAAAAGGCGCAGGTGATTGTGAAATTGTTTTGATGTCAAACCACGTAGTTGCCTCTTTAAGCGTGAAGATTTCCGTTGGTGTAGCGCTGCTTAAAAGGAGAAGATAATTCACAATCGCTTCAGGCATAAACCCTTGGTCTAAAAGTCTCTTAACAGCGCTTTCATCCTCTTTGCATAGAAGGGAAGGCACATGCGTGTAGTGTATCGCTTGGTCATACCCTATCGATTTGCGGATATGTTCCTCTTTAAGCGCATTGTGTTCTTGTTCAACTTCCCGAATGATGGTGGTAACGCCTTGAAGCATATCGTCGCAGGCACAGGCGAACGTATAAGTCGGGTATTTGTCCGTGCGCATAATGACGAAGCTGTCACAGGTTTTCATACGAATAACAAAGGGTTTTGGAGTATTTAAAACCTCTTCAGGACTTAAATGCTCGCAGGTACCATCACAAGGTGACTCCTCATCTTCATGCGGACAAAAGCAGATAAAGGCTTTTTTCGTATCCAAAAGCGTGGAGGCAAATTGGAGATGGTATTTGAAGTTGCTACTTTGATAGTAAAGCTGTGCATATGAAATGCCAAAGAGTTCCAACATCTCTAAAATCTCTTGGTCTTTTCCTTCAATAGTGCGTGCTCTATCGCCATCTTCGATGCGCACAATGAGTGGCTCGCTCGCTTGTTGTGCGCAGATAGAATTCAGCAAGGCAATTCTGAGGTCATTGACGCTCATATCGCCCGTGGGAGAAGGCGCAAATCTATACATGCTTCAACTTCTCGCTCACAAGCTCATTGACCACCGTTGGGTTCGCTTTGCCACCACTGTTTTTAAGTACTTGTCCCACAAAGAAGCCAAACAGATTCGTATTGCCTGCTTTAAACTTCGCCACATTGTCGGGGTTCTTTGCAATCACGTCATCAATAAAAGGCTGTAATTTTTCAGGATCACTGATTTGGGTTAGTCCTTTGGCTTCAACGATTGCCGTTGGATTTTCACCTGTTTTTGCCATCTCTTCAAAGACTTGTTTCGCAATTTTAGTGGAAATTGTTCCTTCATCAACCATCTTAACAAGTTCCGCTATTTGCTTTGCACAAAATTTTAATTCAGGTGTTTGTTTGAGCTCTCGTGCGACTTCGTTGGCGACGATGTTGGCGATGCTTACAGGGCTGTTTACATGTAAAAGTGTTTCCTCGTAAAAATGGGCTAGCCCAGCATCACGCGCCAAAATATTGGCTATTTCATGGTTAAGCCCAAGCTCTTTCGTGTAGGTATCAAAATGTGCCTGCTCCGATTCACTCATAGGGGCGACAACACCCTCAACGATAGAGGGCTTTTTAGCTTCAGGTCTTGGTGTAGATTGCGTTACTTCTGCCTTTTTAGCCCACGAGTCTTTGAGACCTACGATTTTATTAAAGACAGGCAAATCATCGGTGTAGTCAATCGGGTCAGCATAAAAATAGCCTTGTCTCTCAAATTGGAACCGAACATCGGGTTTTTCAGTGATGACAGCAGGTTCAACAAACGCATTTTTGATGACATGTAAAGAATCAGGATTCAAATCTTCTAAGCCATCTGGTGCTTCGTTAGAATACAACCGCTCATACAGTCTGACTTCGACTTTTTTAGCATGTTTTGCACTGACCCAGTGAATGGCGCTTTTCGTTTTAATATTACTCGTGTCTTCGCCACTTTTTGAGTGAGGATGATACTCTGCTTTGAGTTCTATGATGGTACCACTAGCATCTTTCACGACCTCTTTACATGTAAGAATATACGCATGTTTCAGACGCACGGATTGATCGGGTGTCAGACGGTAGTAATCTTGCGGAGGATTTTCACTAAAGTCATCTCTCTCGATGTAAATTTCACGAGAGAAAGGAAGCTTACGTGAGCCCTCTTTGGGCACATCGTGTGGATAGTAAGAAGCGTCTATCTCTTCTTCGCCCTCGTAGTTTTCGATGGTGACTTTAAGAGGGTCTAGGACACACATGACGCGTGGTACTTTGGTATTTAAATCATCTCGGATGCAAAATTCAAGCTGTGCCACATCGACCATCGAGTTTGCTTTGGCGATGCCGATTTGATCGCAGAAGTTCAAGATGGATTCGGCTGTATAGCCTCTTCGTTTGTAGCCTGCGATGGTTGGAAGGCGCGGGTCATCCCAGCCATTGACATAATTGCCATTGACGAGTTCTAACAGTTTTCGTTTGCTCATCACCGTGTAGTTGATGCCCAGACGTGCAAACTCATGTTGGTAAGGACGAGGAGGGGTTAATTCTAGTGCGTCCAATACCCAGTCGTAAATATCACGGTTGTTTTCAAACTCAAGGGTACAGATGGAGTGCGTTACGCCTTCGATGTAGTCGGACAAGCAGTGCGCAAAGTCATACATCGGGTAGATGCACCACTCATCTCCAGATCTGAAGTGATGGGCATGACGGATGCGATACAGTAGCGGATCGCGCATTTTCATATTCGCAGCACTCATATCGATTTTAGCGCGTAAAACGTGTTCACCATCTTTAAACTCACCCTTTTTCATACGCTCTAAAAGGTCTAAATTTTCTTCAATGCTACGTTCTGCAAATTGACTGCGGCGACCTGCTTCTTTGATCGTTCCACGGTATTCACGTATCTCTTCTTCGTTCAAGCTATCCACATAGGCTTTGCCCATTGTGACAAGCGTCACAGCATACTCGTAAATTTTTGGGAAATAATCAGAAGCAAAGCGCACGTGATCTGCCCAGTTAAACCCAAGCCATG from Sulfurospirillum multivorans DSM 12446 carries:
- the metG gene encoding methionine--tRNA ligase, which codes for MSQKAYITTPIYYVNDVPHIGHAYTTIIADTMARYYRLKGYETFFLTGTDEHGQKIEEAAKLRNKTPQAYADEISGKFRALWDEFEISYDKFIRTTDAEHKTGVQKAFQVMFDKGDIYKGEYEGHYCVSCETFFTDTQLVDEDKCPDCGKLTRLVKEESYFFKLSKYQEDLIKWYNNDEKCVLPKGKKNEVISFVKQGLRDLSITRTSFDWGVKLPASMNDDKHVMYVWLDALLNYTTALGYGTDEKNMDFWPATIHLVGKDILRFHAIYWPAFLMSLGLALPKHVAAHGWWTRNGEKMSKSKGNVVNPKEVADAYGLENFRYFMLREVPFGQDGDFSQKALMDRINSDLGNELGNLLNRIIGMSGKYSNGVINSKDVTTFHESELSAVDEILKTVENNLLELQTNRYLEELWKVLSIANQAITVHEPWVKIKEGKTEQALALVALVSNILARVSILLHPVMPKTTVTIAKAMGFEINTATYDTIVVRKTFLDEFTIEKVPPLFPRIEEELMAQPVAPEAVVAPQPAKKEKKETKIESIITIDQFFETALKVGTILEASILEGSDRLLKLKVDLGEAEPRQIVAGIREYYTPEELINTQVCVVANLKPATIKGLLSQGMLLAAKDKEGLCLVRPERPRQSGASIG
- a CDS encoding class 1 fructose-bisphosphatase; translation: MQEIYEAIKRSAIRIREAIEFDDTGYSENINSTGDTQLKLDIKSDLIIEEEFAKVASIKEIVSEEKADKTPLHVNGIYGVGYDPLDGSSLIDVNLSVGSIFGIYEGGYAGANLKAAVYVVYGPRVELVIAEEDVKMYRLNKNGEFVFIQTIKLKEKGKLNAPGSTQMCWEPKHKALIDAIFADGYRLRYSGGMVPDLHQILLKGGGLFSYPATSDVPKGKLRMIFEVFPFAFVYEKAGGEAIDGKGRVLDLTPSHPHDTTPCFFGSTTEIERVRKCYE
- the mobB gene encoding molybdopterin-guanine dinucleotide biosynthesis protein B encodes the protein MKSLAVAFTGPSDSGKTTLILKVANILKNGHALAIIKNDPSDKAIFDVEGKDSWKFSQTGAEVVITSPTRTTLFSKHQKSLDEIIDMVGSFDFLLVEGLKNLPLPRIAIFRNKLDVDYFDCSDAIAIDESVNVSDYDLPSHIAILDLNNPEQVVAWILKNAKKVK
- a CDS encoding lytic transglycosylase domain-containing protein, translating into MNFAFFEDKPQSLAKDFYIYEYLQRDETTPKEAKALFGMVHTMNIRFFHLFAKKMDNLEYKKISKCINLDVTALMKEDDECLNIGINIAKVTSLSKGQLPFIKPRITHNKELVNLITLMESDNVYEATLNSDINTFLTLFNGSITAYKAAIFNQQIIPKEQMDRLATSSRFNYLAYNVVQNDKLDNVQRSLLHVSPSLHVNAKALFYMGLNALKYDEKAQALAFFELSAERSTRSEEKDKALFWQYLVTKDARLLERIVQDGDINLYSLYAYEQLDRPLQNIVSPVLEGTHPTFNVSDPFAWIKVMNKVYSMSSQEVETLAQSFKYANTLPHYSYLMERATRYTKNYFPIPYPDEIASYSIHRQALMLSIARQESRFIPSVVSTSYALGMMQFMPFVARDIAKKEKLEDFDISSMFDHRVAYLFANLHLNFLERNLMHPLFIAYAYNGGMGFTKKHLQAGAFSHGEYEPFLSMESMINEESREYGKKVLANYVVYRHLLGEDVSIKNLFEMLLIPSVTDRFRN
- a CDS encoding YggT family protein, giving the protein MIVLSTFIEAFANILHTLINIYIWVVIIAALITFVRPDPYNPIVQILFRLTNPVYAFIRKFVPTLIGGIDLAPLIVILTLQFVDLFAVKLLFALANAL
- a CDS encoding glutamylglutaminyl-tRNA synthetase translates to MYRFAPSPTGDMSVNDLRIALLNSICAQQASEPLIVRIEDGDRARTIEGKDQEILEMLELFGISYAQLYYQSSNFKYHLQFASTLLDTKKAFICFCPHEDEESPCDGTCEHLSPEEVLNTPKPFVIRMKTCDSFVIMRTDKYPTYTFACACDDMLQGVTTIIREVEQEHNALKEEHIRKSIGYDQAIHYTHVPSLLCKEDESAVKRLLDQGFMPEAIVNYLLLLSSATPTEIFTLKEATTWFDIKTISQSPAPFEIEKLRFINREHIKRIPDMELSKRIGYACENIGKLAKLYTKEASTTYEIKQKVDALFAQKAFDATFENESKLLQELILHAPYCETFDAFKAYLAEKSGLKDEPFLKPLRFWLTGADTGLDLALIYPLIKNYLKEIVR
- a CDS encoding glutamine--tRNA ligase/YqeY domain fusion protein — translated: MSESKDFLRTIVEEDLKSGKYKEVITRFPPEPNGFPHIGHAKSICINFGIARDYAGHCNLRMDDTNPTTEDMKYVEALKDAVTWLGFNWADHVRFASDYFPKIYEYAVTLVTMGKAYVDSLNEEEIREYRGTIKEAGRRSQFAERSIEENLDLLERMKKGEFKDGEHVLRAKIDMSAANMKMRDPLLYRIRHAHHFRSGDEWCIYPMYDFAHCLSDYIEGVTHSICTLEFENNRDIYDWVLDALELTPPRPYQHEFARLGINYTVMSKRKLLELVNGNYVNGWDDPRLPTIAGYKRRGYTAESILNFCDQIGIAKANSMVDVAQLEFCIRDDLNTKVPRVMCVLDPLKVTIENYEGEEEIDASYYPHDVPKEGSRKLPFSREIYIERDDFSENPPQDYYRLTPDQSVRLKHAYILTCKEVVKDASGTIIELKAEYHPHSKSGEDTSNIKTKSAIHWVSAKHAKKVEVRLYERLYSNEAPDGLEDLNPDSLHVIKNAFVEPAVITEKPDVRFQFERQGYFYADPIDYTDDLPVFNKIVGLKDSWAKKAEVTQSTPRPEAKKPSIVEGVVAPMSESEQAHFDTYTKELGLNHEIANILARDAGLAHFYEETLLHVNSPVSIANIVANEVARELKQTPELKFCAKQIAELVKMVDEGTISTKIAKQVFEEMAKTGENPTAIVEAKGLTQISDPEKLQPFIDDVIAKNPDNVAKFKAGNTNLFGFFVGQVLKNSGGKANPTVVNELVSEKLKHV